The Acidimicrobiales bacterium genome includes a window with the following:
- a CDS encoding GDP-mannose 4,6-dehydratase → MRAFLTGASGFVGGHLAAHLTASGDEVSALDGHNDLLDREALREQLAAAAPEAIYHLAALTHVGRSWEDPAETMRVNVLGTLELLEAARTLGSPRVLLVSSAEVYGAGEGRELDEEAPLRPISPYAASKVSAEYLGLQAFLGRGLPVVRARPFNHVGPGQSDAFVVSALALRVVEAERAGGGEVRVGNLGAARDFTDVRDVVRAYRLLVTEGEAGGVYNVCSGRPRTIASLLEGLIARSPAEIRAVVDPALFRPVDIPLLSGSGKRLEALTGWRPEIDLERTLDDVLAAYREQEAG, encoded by the coding sequence GTGCGGGCCTTCCTCACGGGCGCCTCCGGCTTCGTCGGCGGCCACCTCGCGGCGCACCTCACCGCGAGCGGCGACGAGGTGAGCGCGCTCGACGGCCACAACGACCTGCTCGACCGCGAGGCGCTGCGCGAGCAGCTCGCGGCGGCGGCGCCGGAGGCGATCTACCACCTCGCGGCGCTGACGCATGTCGGGCGCTCCTGGGAGGACCCCGCCGAGACGATGCGGGTGAACGTGCTCGGCACCCTCGAGCTGCTGGAGGCAGCGCGCACGCTCGGCTCGCCGCGCGTCCTGCTCGTCTCCTCGGCCGAGGTCTACGGCGCGGGGGAGGGGCGCGAGCTCGACGAGGAAGCGCCGCTGCGGCCGATCAGCCCCTATGCGGCGAGCAAGGTCTCCGCCGAGTACCTCGGGCTACAGGCCTTCCTCGGCCGCGGCCTGCCGGTGGTGCGCGCCCGGCCCTTCAACCACGTCGGCCCGGGCCAGAGCGACGCCTTCGTCGTCTCCGCGCTCGCCCTCCGCGTCGTCGAGGCCGAGCGGGCCGGCGGGGGCGAGGTGCGGGTCGGCAACCTCGGCGCGGCGCGCGACTTCACCGACGTGCGCGACGTCGTGCGCGCCTACCGCCTGCTCGTCACCGAGGGGGAGGCGGGGGGCGTCTACAACGTCTGCTCGGGGCGGCCGCGCACGATCGCCTCGCTGCTCGAGGGGCTGATCGCGCGCTCGCCGGCGGAGATCCGCGCCGTCGTCGACCCCGCGCTCTTCCGCCCCGTCGACATCCCCCTCCTGTCCGGCAGCGGCAAGCGCCTCGAGGCGCTCACCGGCTGGCGGCCCGAGATCGACCTCGAGCGGACCCTCGACGACGTGCTCGCCGCCTACCGGGAGCAAGAGGCGGGCTGA